GCAAGCCAGAGAACATCCCAGTGACAACGATAAGCAACGCTCGTATTTTTCTGGTAAAAAATGAAATACAAGCTGCAGATTGTGACTTTGCCTGGTGGTAGAGATTTCGTCGATGTCACAGCAAGTAAAAAGGGACCAAGCAGAGACGTTTCTTCATTTCGAGAGCGCTAATCGCAGTTTGCTCAAGTACAGGGGTTCGATGCCGATAAAGCTTATGCGTGTGCACAGAATGCTTAAACCCGGCACCAAAAGTCTCGGGGCAAAGAGCTAACACCTCAGTAAAAGGGATTATCCAGCACTTGTTAAATCCTTGTCAAGCATACGATCCGTTTAGTGTGATTATTCCGAGTTATACAAGAGCGATTAAGTCAGCGTCATGACACTTATGAACTAGTGATTCTCACCGTTTGTGGTGTAGTTCGACTGGGCATGATTACTTTGCCAGTTTTAACTCAGTCTTAAAGAGGGATGATGAGATAAATTAGCCGACACAATCTTTTGCACCTAAACTAACAGGAACTATCTAAGACCTCATTCTTTTGCTTGATTTCCTAGCAGAGCAACTATGCTCAAAATCAGACACACTATAGGATTTAATTTTTCAGACAAGTCTAATGAACATAATGAATTCACACTTTTCCTATCTAGTGATGAGTTAATATTTATTTTCTGGAGAATTATAAAATCTTGAACAATAGATAAATTTTCTTGTATAAATTTGCTTCATATGCTCAAAGAGATATATAGTTAAAAATTAGAATCATGATAGTTCTAATTATTGTTCATTAAGATACCTCAACTCACCAAAAAATTGTTCTAACTATTAAAATCAATCTAGCTAAAAATCAGTTATCAGATCTTAAAAGTCTTTATCTTAAACCCTTTTAATTATAATCATACTAAAAAGGAGAATTTATTATTTTAAAGTCTTCTTATTGTCTAAAATAGAATCTTAAAACACTATGCCAGGAAATGAAATAAACATATCCAAAATCCTAGAATCTGTGTTTCTAAACAATCCTGAGGGGCAAAGTCAAGATTCCAAGGTGCTTACAGAAAAGTTAGAATCAGCAATTCTTGATAAACTAAGTGAATGGAGAATAGGTGCTCAGATAGTAGAGGCTGCAAAAAACTCTATCAACCAAGAGAAAATTGAATATGTTAATTTAATCGATAAATATTTAAGCGAAGAAATTATTAGTGATGTAGATTTTGCTAATAGGATTAGCAAAATCATTAGGGGAGCATGTCACCTTTGCAGATTGTTTTGAAATCGTTCAGGATACAAGTGTTGCCCAGAAGTCTTCATCAATGAACTCCGAAAAAGCAGCTCAACTCAAAGTCCATCTTGATGCGATAGCCCAATTACTGTACGAAGAAAGCGATCCAGAGAACCTGAAGACGCTAGAAGGTATTGAGATGACGGTGCGTCAGCAAATTCAGACCCATGTCAGTCCCGAACTCGGTCATTTTTTATCCGCACAGCTACTGGCACAGCAGCAGGCCGCAACCGACGCCTGAAAAGCACCTTGGGCGTTCTAAGCATTACAACTCAACAGGCACAGCATCTAGCCGTTTCCCCCTATCGTCAAATCAGTCCTCATTTAGAGAATTGTTGCTTGCGCATCAGTGCCAATGTCTCCTATGCTCAAACTGCTAAAGATGTGGCTTATTTAACTGGGATTCAGGTACCAGCCAAAACCCAGCAGCGATTGGTGCATCAACAACGGTTTCCTACCCCCAGGCTCATGAAGCTTTAACCGAAGTGAGTGTAGATGGTGGCAAAGTGCGCATCCGCACCCCTTTAGGACACCCTTGTCAGTGGAAAGACTATAAAACCCTGGCAACGCATGTGGGACTCATCGCGGATTATCACAATAATGCCCGGCTCATTGACTGGACTCACCAGCAACCGTTAGCCTCTCCACTGACTTGTTTAGGGGATGGTCATGATGGCATTTGGAATATCATTCGTCAGCTGAGCATACCTGAGCAACGGCGAGAGATTCTGGACTGGTACCATCTGGTGGAAATCTTCATAAGGTCGGTGGGTCCCTCAAACGTCTGCACCAGGCTGAGCAGCTCTTATGGCAGGGGAAGGTTGATGAAACCTTGGCTCTATTTGAGTCATTGAAGAAAAAGCAGGCCCAAGTCTTTTGCAACTATGTTCGCAAACATCGGCATCGGATCGTCAATTATGACTATTACCAGAGTGAGCAAATCTGCTCTATTGGGTCTGGGGCTGTTGAATCTGCTATCAAGCAGATTAGTCGCAGAGTCAAAATTTCAGGGGCGCAGTGGAATGAAAGTAATGTCCCGCAAGTGCTGGCACATCGGTGTGCTTACCTCAATGGCTTAATTGGAATGCAAAGGTGACATGCTCCCAATCATTAGAGAAGACAATGCCTTCATAACTCTTTACTCTAATGTAGGCTTTAGGCCTATAATTACGAAAAAAAAGAAATTAATTCAGCCTTCTGAATTATCCACAAAAATATTGAATATTTTCAAAGAGTTCAGGGAGTCGCAAAGTAATTGGGAATCTAAAACTCAGAGTTATGTAAATGAATTAAAGGCAATCGTTATATCTCAATTCTCTGAGCGAAAAAGTGGAAAAGAGTTTCAAGAATTAGTTGACTCGTTGATTGGCAAAAATGCAGGACCAGGATCAGCAAAGAGCAAAATAGAGCTTCACCAATTCCTAAAACTTCTTATAGAAGATGATGAGAAATTTGGCTCTGAAGTTGCAATTCTTGTAGAGGAAATTAGCAAAGATATACTTACACTCAGAAGAAAAGTTCAAAACAATGTACAGGTTAGATTTAAAGATACAATTCAGCTACCTTTGATCTCAAACCGAATCAGAAGTCTATTGGTTTTAGAAGACAACAAATTAATTCGATCCTTCCATCCTAAAGCATCTGAATATATTGAGAAACTGCGAAATAGTGTTATTTCTAAAGTGAGTGAATGGGAAAAAAGGAAGCATTTAGTTTCCAAGATTACCGAGCGAAGGTTGAGTAAAAGAGATGGAGAAGAGTTAGAAAAATATTTGAGATATTCATTAGTGAGTGATGAGCTATTTTCTTCAGATATTTCGCTCATTCTTGAAGATATTGAGAGCCAAAGGCGTGTAGGCATAAGAAAAGCATTAGGTTACCTTCAATACAGAAAAAAGTATGCAATAACGTTTGCATTATCTTTTTTTTGTTTCACAACATTAGCTCTTGGTGAAAAATATGTTGGTGATATAGCTGACATTGTTAGCCCAATGCCAAAGACATACTATATTTTTGTCGTTGGGGACAAAAAAGATGGTTTGGCAAAATCAATATCTGATCTATTGAGTGAGCAGGGTAAAAAAAATCCATTAATTGTCAGAGGTCATAAATTAAAGTTTTTATATCTAAATGATGATGGAGATAGGAATACTGCTATACGAGTTGCGAATTCTATTATTCAAAGGAGAAATAATCGAGATCCAATTCTCATGATTGGTCATTTTCGTAGTACCACAACTAAAGCCGTTTTGCCATTATATCTTTCAGCAAAGATTCCAATATTATTGCTCACAGAAACTAATGATAACCTATTACAAATTGAACAAAATGATATTAATAAGATACCTATTGTTAGGTTTACACCTACAAACCAAGTGCAGGCAAAAACTGCTGCGAGATTATGTTTAAGTCATGACAAAAAGTATGCATGGATTGCTGGAAGTCCATCGAATCCTGAATATAGTGAAAACCTTAGTAAACTTTTTGCACAAGAGATAGAACAAGGAGGCAAAGTATTTTACAGAGATGTCAATAATGACCTACCTGAAAGATATTTTTTTGGAAATATAAATGTGGAGAATAAAAAAATAAATTGTATATATCATATTGGATCCGAAATGGAGCAATCTCTAACCTTTATAAGGTATATTCGAAAACTACAAACCCAAAAGCTTATTGCCGAAGATGCAATAATAATTGCAAGTGACTCCTCTGCTAATAGAGAGTTTATTCTTAAGGGTGGAAAGGATGTTGATGGTATTTTTGTAACCTCACCTATACCAATACAATATGTAGCTGATATTCCTGGTTATTATGCTTCCAATGCATATACTTTTCTAGAAGAGATAATATCATTAACAGAAAACAGGGAAGGCTTTGCGAGTAGTTTTCCTGACAATATTAAAGAAGGTATTACAAGACAATATCCAGCAACAAAAATAAGAAAAAATCTAATAAAAAGTATAAACAGTGAATTAATAAATATTGATTCTAATGATTTTTCCAAGGAAGTTCATAGAATAAGAATAAAAGGAATAGAAGAGAAGAAAAAGATTGATTTTGTAATCTTGCGTGATAGTAAAACGGGTTTTGGAGAGTTACACCTTATGTCACCTACTGATCAGCTTAAAAATTCTATTAGGGTTCCATTCCAAGTTTGGCAAGTGCGGCATAATCAATTCATTCAATATGATCTTAAAAGTTAGCGTATAGGTTTTATTTTTAGTGAAGTACATTGATTTTTATATTCACTATATAGATAAAGGGGATTATGTCTTTGATATCGTATTCTAAAATACTTAAATATTGTGCTTCAATTAGTTCTGAGTTTCATGATTTATATCATCAAGGTTTGCAATATATATGCGCTTCCTCCGCGATATTATTAGTATCATCTTCATTTGATAAAGCAGAAGCTTTATCAAATGAATGTGGGAAATATTGGCAAGCGACTTTAGTCTCTCAACAGTCTATAGATAGAAGAATTCTTAAAAACATTGAAAAAGAATCATCTAATATAAGAGAAGAAATATATAAATTATTAGATGAAGCTAATAACTCAGATCGAATAGTAGTGGCAGGAATATTAGTCGCTTTCGAGGATATGATAGACTCTCTTAATCAATATATTGAATTAATCAAAGAAATCTCAACTTGCTTTTATTACGATGAAAGTGCTGACAAGACTTATTTTGATGAATCAAAGATCTACACTTTGTCAAGGAATGGTATGGAGTTAGATCGTGTAATTGTTAGGATTTTGAGAAGTTCGCTGTTAATAATAAGTAAAATATCAACTATATTAGAAGATAGCTACCAACATTTAGAGGTGGTTTGAGTTATGAATAATTATTTATCTATGCATGGTGACATTGAACTAACAATCAATGAACTAAAACGAGAAAAGAATGTGCTGACAAAAAAAGTCAAAGAGTTATCTAGTAAATTATCGAATAATAATAAGCAAGATTGTGCCAATGAAATCTACCTTAAAGAGATAAAAAAAATAGAACATATCTCGACTGAATGTGCTGAACTAATACCAATTATTGATGCCGTTGACAAACATTTAGGAAGAATAGTTTCTTTATCGTCCTTCCCTAAGACAATAGACGACTATATATGGATCTGTGATGCAACCAAACAATGGGAATACCTATTATTAAAGTTCCTTAATATCTCAAGAAAAATACCCATAAAGAATGCTCCCTCATATTTACTTCCACGCCTAGATATAGGTGATGCTTTTAGTGAGGAAGAGCTAGACCTGTTAGTAGATAAATTATCTAAAATTGTCTTTGCTTATAGTTTATTAAAAGGAGAGAGAAAGCTTGAAGATAGAAAAAAAATTATTGGTTCTGACATCCGAAGAGCAGAAATATTCCTGGCCAATGATATATTAGATGGAACTCTTAACTTTGCCAAAAGAGTTTGTTCTTCTTCCTTCTATCGACTTGAGAAAATATGGATGGCAGAGGTTAGAGAACTTCTTGCATATTTAAAGTGGTTAAACTCCGGGGAAATTAGTTCTGATCCTGATACGGAAGCTCATTACTTTGAGGCATGGGAAGACTTTAAAAAAAGAATAATTGATTTTGACTACAAGGTCCCTACGTCTACTTTTGGCGAGGTTAAACAATATTTAGAAGATCATTATGTTTCATTTTTAGATGGAGCTTATAAGCTCAACAAAAGCAAGATTGAGAATAGTAGCAATAATAATATTCTAAAAATAAAAAGTGAAAAAGCTAGGGTCGAAGTTGCCAAGAAAGATGATAGTAGATATTGGGATAATGACAGAAATTGGATTGAAGTTGAAAAATATGTAGAACAATATTATGAAAATATTATTCCAGCTGTTATGAATGGAGATAAAAAATAT
The genomic region above belongs to Acaryochloris sp. CCMEE 5410 and contains:
- a CDS encoding ABC transporter substrate-binding protein, encoding MLPIIREDNAFITLYSNVGFRPIITKKKKLIQPSELSTKILNIFKEFRESQSNWESKTQSYVNELKAIVISQFSERKSGKEFQELVDSLIGKNAGPGSAKSKIELHQFLKLLIEDDEKFGSEVAILVEEISKDILTLRRKVQNNVQVRFKDTIQLPLISNRIRSLLVLEDNKLIRSFHPKASEYIEKLRNSVISKVSEWEKRKHLVSKITERRLSKRDGEELEKYLRYSLVSDELFSSDISLILEDIESQRRVGIRKALGYLQYRKKYAITFALSFFCFTTLALGEKYVGDIADIVSPMPKTYYIFVVGDKKDGLAKSISDLLSEQGKKNPLIVRGHKLKFLYLNDDGDRNTAIRVANSIIQRRNNRDPILMIGHFRSTTTKAVLPLYLSAKIPILLLTETNDNLLQIEQNDINKIPIVRFTPTNQVQAKTAARLCLSHDKKYAWIAGSPSNPEYSENLSKLFAQEIEQGGKVFYRDVNNDLPERYFFGNINVENKKINCIYHIGSEMEQSLTFIRYIRKLQTQKLIAEDAIIIASDSSANREFILKGGKDVDGIFVTSPIPIQYVADIPGYYASNAYTFLEEIISLTENREGFASSFPDNIKEGITRQYPATKIRKNLIKSINSELINIDSNDFSKEVHRIRIKGIEEKKKIDFVILRDSKTGFGELHLMSPTDQLKNSIRVPFQVWQVRHNQFIQYDLKS